Below is a window of Populus trichocarpa isolate Nisqually-1 chromosome 3, P.trichocarpa_v4.1, whole genome shotgun sequence DNA.
aattttttttctttatcattagaattcaattattttctctttcctttctcgAAACATGAACTaacaaatgaaaacaagttttggaataaaattaatttttttcttgaaattttaaaaaccaaaggatccaatatttataacttttaaaataaacattttgcTCAAAGTTAGAAAAAACCATCCATTTTCTCCTCCTCTGTAATGTTACTTTTTCCtaacaaattaacttaaattcactatcaattttgttttataaaaacgaaataaaaaattgtgctgggataggaaaaaaaagtaaataatgaataaatctAAGTGATGAATCCTTATTTCTTGTGTAGTTTAGtgcctgtttatttttttatgtcaaaaatatttttaaaaatatttaaaaattttgtattttttaattttaaattaattatttttttatattttcaaatcattttgatatattgatattacaataatttttttaaataaaaaatattattttaaatatattttcaaactaaaacaaTTTTAGAAACAACTTTTATCATTCTTTCAAATACTGTTTgaaatattgttaaaataatgATGAGGCGCCCATGACCCACCCACCCCAGGGTTACCAAATTAGGGAGGGAGCAGCAAGCTCAGACTCACTGCCTTTCACTTCCTgccttcttccttttcttttcttctctggatagatagatagatagatcacaccatcatcatcatcaattagATCATGGATTTTTGCATTCAAACCcactcatcttcttcttctgcctccttttcttcttcacctCTCTGTAATTCCCACCTGTTGTCTTCTGGAAGTAAATTGATCACAATCACAGACACCACGGCCATGGCGTCGGCGTCgttgtcatcatcatcaccctTCTGCGTTTCTTTTCTGTTCTGTGCCATAACAATCACTGCTACCCATAATGCtctgatattttaataattaatattacatttcttcttcttctgcttcttgTGTATACTTTCTtgggttttctttcttcttacaCATTTGTTTCTTGGAACCAATTTCTCTCTCCAATCCAGTAGTAGTATAGGAGGAAGCAGGCAACAAAATGCTGCGTGATTCACTCATCACTGTTGCTACTGCAACAACCATGCCGCCGCCACCACCAGCACCTTCATCTCATGTTTTGCCCATCAGGTAATGATTAACATTGACAATGGTTTCTTTAATTTGTCACTTAAGCCTATTCTTGGCTgcttgatttataattttatgcttAAATTTGTGCCCCATCTTCATAaatatgaataaatatttagttttcATGTATGTATCTATGTACTTGAATTATTAGAGAGGTGAGGAAGAAGGAATTTTTGTGGTATGCAAAACCTCAAATGTCCCTTTATTCTTTACACAATGATCATATCATATCAGGTATGATCATGATCAACACCGGCGTTGGAGGAGAAGAAATGGGAATGTTATTGTTTCAGTTTCAGCTTCAGCTACCCCTCTTTCAATCAATCAGACGACTATGGACTCATCTTCCCGtcgtctcaaaacttatcaggAGGTTGATTTGTATACCATTTTAACATCCTATCTTGCcttcgtcgtcgtcgtcatcatccTACTAATTTGTTGTGAAGATATGTTACGCTATGTTTTTTTGGTTGCATTAATGTCTTTCTTCACTTTTTCTAATCTTGCTACTTATTTTTCATCTTGAAACAAATGCTAACAGGTTGTCAAGTCCGCAAGGGAAAAGTTCACCCAGGAATTCTCCTTCCAATCCAAGGACAAAGACATTTCTCTTGCTAAGGTATATATGAATTTTGATGATGATCTTtccttcttcattatttttatgatcatAACTTGATATCTGGTGATCCGTTCCCTTTTCTTTcctaattttctctcttttgtgtAACTTAACCAAGCTACTTGTTGCAAATTGCGTGCAAGTTGTTGTGTTATTATATATCTTTACGTATCAAAATCTTGTTATTTCTTGggattaaattgattgaaagtTTCTTTGTTGGGAGATTCTGAATTCCAGTGTGTTTTCTGCTGGCTGGTCTAGGCTTTGCTGTACATTGCATCAGAAGATGAGGCATTTATCGCTCTCAATCAAGAGATGGATGCTTGCTCACTCCTGAATGAGAAGAGAGATGTTTCAGTTGCATCGAATGCCCAGGAGTGGGATTGTGTGGAGCAGATGCCTTTGGCTGGAAAGACAATAAGCGAGTGGGTCAGTGAATTGGACAACATCACCAAGGAGGTCGAAGCAGAGCTAGTTTCAAGAGACATAGGTTGCCATTTGGTTGAACTTTTGGATTCAGTGAATCTAGTCCTTTTTGAGTTGAGAGGCTTCAAAAGATCACCTGTTGTTGTAGATTCAAAGTATTCATACTTGCACACAGTATTAAGCACCAGATGTGGCAGTGGTAAAACTtcatcctttttatttaatgCATTTGTAGCTAGTTGTTTTATTGCATTGTTCTGGTTCACTTCGTACATTGGGGCTCTTGAATAACTTTCCTATCTGTGATATATGCTTTATTGCTGTGTTCTTTCATTCTGTGGGTATTCGCCACAATCTGATCATATATTTTCCTTCTTGACAGCAATTTTGCTTAGTATAATTTACATTGAAGTCTGTAGACGACTTGATCTGACCATTGTGGGATCTCGAGTTGGGGAAGATTTTTTGATATGGCCCCAAATGGGGAACCCAGAGGTGCTTAAATTGTTCATGCTCATCTTCAAAATTTAGCTTGGCAGCTCATTGTTCTTACTAAATTTATTCCGTTCTAATGTGTCATTGAAGCATTTCTTTACAATCTGTGGATGACATCCTATTGTAAAACCTTATTTTTGGACAAACTTCAAACcagatttttctcattttgctTCTCCTTTCTGTAGGAGCTCTTCAAGGTAACTTCAGGGCACAGCTTGTTTGCAATTGTCAACGGAAGGTGTGTTGAGGACCCTAGATCAAAGGCATCGGATTTAACTGGAAACTCTCTTTTGGGACTTGAGATAGCTACAAAACGAGACATTATAGGGATTGCTCTGGCCAATTTGATTGTGAGTTCTGATTTCTGGAATTTCATCAAATACTTTCCTGTCTTTTACATTTACAAGATAACCAATGCACTCATTTAGTCCCTTTTTAATTCTTCCATCATTAAGAGTTATTTATTCTCTAAATATGCTTCCTTATGCCCACTTGGGATAAACTAAATCTTAAATTGTGGCAGAGGCTTCACTGGAAACGTGCTTCAAGATCAAATCCTGGATTGATGCTGGCTTCACCACTTAGGCATGCTCATAATACTGATGAAAAACTTATCAAGGTCCATAGTTCAAGTATTCCTTTGCTTCGGCCTCAAGATCTTAGGTAGTTTTCTTATGTATCTATATGGATGTGTCTgttatcttcattttcttcaatgTTTCTGTGGGCCACGTAGCCCTTATCTTCAAgctatttattttcagattatcATAAAACAGTTAAGCATGTGACATGGGAACAATAACAGGACAACAGGTTGAATTGTTGATTCTTATAATCTTGATACATGCATCAGTTATGCTgcaaatgtaaaaataataatagaagaaaGCAGCATACTGTGTGTCTGGATCGTACCTAATTAACTTGTGGGCTACATCTTCTTAGTGCCAAATTGTAATTGCTTTCTTTTCCCATGGACCATTCCCAGGGCTTTTGCAAGTGTTGTGACATAAACAGTATCTTGGTCGAAGCATTTTATGCC
It encodes the following:
- the LOC18096716 gene encoding uncharacterized protein LOC18096716 isoform X4 yields the protein MLRDSLITVATATTMPPPPPAPSSHVLPIRYDHDQHRRWRRRNGNVIVSVSASATPLSINQTTMDSSSRRLKTYQEVVKSAREKFTQEFSFQSKDKDISLAKALLYIASEDEAFIALNQEMDACSLLNEKRDVSVASNAQEWDCVEQMPLAGKTISEWVSELDNITKEVEAELVSRDIGCHLVELLDSVNLVLFELRGFKRSPVVVDSKYSYLHTVLSTRCGSAILLSIIYIEVCRRLDLTIVGSRVGEDFLIWPQMGNPEELFKVTSGHSLFAIVNGRCVEDPRSKASDLTGNSLLGLEIATKRDIIGIALANLIRLHWKRASRSNPGLMLASPLRHAHNTDEKLIKAGCHGFGKIVDSATA
- the LOC18096716 gene encoding uncharacterized protein LOC18096716 isoform X1; this translates as MLRDSLITVATATTMPPPPPAPSSHVLPIRYDHDQHRRWRRRNGNVIVSVSASATPLSINQTTMDSSSRRLKTYQEVVKSAREKFTQEFSFQSKDKDISLAKALLYIASEDEAFIALNQEMDACSLLNEKRDVSVASNAQEWDCVEQMPLAGKTISEWVSELDNITKEVEAELVSRDIGCHLVELLDSVNLVLFELRGFKRSPVVVDSKYSYLHTVLSTRCGSAILLSIIYIEVCRRLDLTIVGSRVGEDFLIWPQMGNPEELFKVTSGHSLFAIVNGRCVEDPRSKASDLTGNSLLGLEIATKRDIIGIALANLIRLHWKRASRSNPGLMLASPLRHAHNTDEKLIKVHSSSIPLLRPQDLSGNDYKFMSISYGQAVKCFHTRLAVMASERLLILQPHNWALRRDHGMMLYYNRKYGQAVQELSICMAFAPEEEAKVLEAFVEKLHLLRLESSWKSLGHTGQLTVP
- the LOC18096716 gene encoding uncharacterized protein LOC18096716 isoform X2, translating into MLRDSLITVATATTMPPPPPAPSSHVLPIRYDHDQHRRWRRRNGNVIVSVSASATPLSINQTTMDSSSRRLKTYQEVVKSAREKFTQEFSFQSKDKDISLAKALLYIASEDEAFIALNQEMDACSLLNEKRDVSVASNAQEWDCVEQMPLAGKTISEWVSELDNITKEVEAELVSRDIGCHLVELLDSVNLVLFELRGFKRSPVVVDSKYSYLHTVLSTRCGSAILLSIIYIEVCRRLDLTIVGSRVGEDFLIWPQMGNPEELFKVTSGHSLFAIVNGRCVEDPRSKASDLTGNSLLGLEIATKRDIIGIALANLIRLHWKRASRSNPGLMLASPLRHAHNTDEKLIKVHSSSIPLLRPQDLRILHRLAVMASERLLILQPHNWALRRDHGMMLYYNRKYGQAVQELSICMAFAPEEEAKVLEAFVEKLHLLRLESSWKSLGHTGQLTVP
- the LOC18096716 gene encoding uncharacterized protein LOC18096716 isoform X3, coding for MLRDSLITVATATTMPPPPPAPSSHVLPIRYDHDQHRRWRRRNGNVIVSVSASATPLSINQTTMDSSSRRLKTYQEVVKSAREKFTQEFSFQSKDKDISLAKALLYIASEDEAFIALNQEMDACSLLNEKRDVSVASNAQEWDCVEQMPLAGKTISEWVSELDNITKEVEAELVSRDIGCHLVELLDSVNLVLFELRGFKRSPVVVDSKYSYLHTVLSTRCGSAILLSIIYIEVCRRLDLTIVGSRVGEDFLIWPQMGNPEELFKVTSGHSLFAIVNGRCVEDPRSKASDLTGNSLLGLEIATKRDIIGIALANLIRLHWKRASRSNPGLMLASPLRHAHNTDEKLIKVHSSSIPLLRPQDLRLAVMASERLLILQPHNWALRRDHGMMLYYNRKYGQAVQELSICMAFAPEEEAKVLEAFVEKLHLLRLESSWKSLGHTGQLTVP